CGACGCACCGCCGGGTCGGCAAAGCGGGCAGGCAGGTCGCCCCTCTCGCTCGGCTTGGCAATGCGTCCCAGGGGTTCGGGCAGGTTGTACTGCGTGGCCGTATTCTGAATATGGGAAAGTAGTTCCCCCTTCTTGCGCGCCAGGTGGTTTCGACGGCGCAGCAGATCGCGGGTGGAGCGCATGCCCTTGGGATAGACATAGGCCTGGGGCAAGGTTCCGCCGCGCAGCAGTACCGCAATCTTGTGCGAGTCGATGCGGTCGTTCTTGGCCTTGCCGCCATGAATGGCTCGCATATACAGGGCGTGGCCGAGGACGAAAGCAATCCCTTCTTTGGCGCAGAGATCGGCCAGCCAGTACCAGCAAAACATGCACTCGGCCGCCACCGCGAGATACTTGCGATATGGTTTGATCAGGCGCAGAAAAGATTTAGGACGGGTCGGGATGTTCTGGTGAGCAACAATCTCACCGGCCGCATTGAGGATGCACACATACATGGCCCCGGCATGCAGATCGACGCCACAATAATGCTGATGCTGTTTGGTGTGAAATCTCATGGTGCAGGCTCCTTTCTTTGAGGTTTGGTGTCTGCTCAAAGGATACCGGATGGTCCGGTATCTGAAGGGGGCCTGCACTTAGTATCAAATCAATCAACCGGACGGAAAATAGCTCTGCGCTAATCCGAAAAACAAAACCAAATTGCGGTGGTGGCCGTACCTTCGCGTCGCCGCCGGTTATCATGAACCGTTGGGCATAACAAGGGAGGGTCCGTTGCGCGCAATTTCTGTCATTCTTGGCTTTGCACTTATATTTAATTACCTCTTCAATCTCCAACACGTGCTTTTGGCACTCAAGCTCTTGCCGGTCGAGTTTTATCAATACCCACAGAGCCGCTTTAGCAAACATGAGCTTATGGTGTACAAGTTAATCCTTGGCTGGGCAATACCTATAGCCATTTCGACAATTTTCGTGCTTAAAGCAAAAATACATAAAAGGCTTACTATTAACTATGGCTACATTCTTTTCTCTATAGCCGTAGCGACTTTTATTCTACGCATGATTATTTTGTACCTTACCACCTTTATTCAGGGTGGTGGCGCTACGTTCGTCACCGCTTACCTTGTTGGTTATTTAGCTTTTCCGCTCAAATTCATGTTGGTTTTTGGCGCTGTAAAACTATTAATAACTCTCAAGCCCTTAGAGCACGCACAAATGCCCAACCCATAAGTCAACCGGACTGATGATACAGGGGCTATTCTCGAAGAAGACTCTACTAAATCATCCCGGCACAACGCAGCCGGTTACCACAACGTTATGCGGTCCGAAGACCAAAATGAATGCTTAGATCAAGTCCTGGTTTTGACACAAGTGACCGTTCCTCCGGAATCGACGTCGGAATCGGCACAAGCCAACGCCGCAACATCGGATAACTTTGCAGATCGCGCACTACAATATAGAAGGATATTTTGAGCGAGGAATGAAGTCGAAACCAGGTAAATACGGTATTGAAAGCTCATTGATACTTAGCTCGTTTTATCCGGGATACTGGAAGACTGTTTCCAACTTACGCGCAGTCATCCATCCTGAAGTTAATCTTGAGGGTTCCGCATTGTGCTTCACCAACTATCCGTTTGAACCTTCAACGGTGTTTCCATCCGGTACTGTCAAAGTTGATCAAATCATTGAAGTCAATTTGGGCTACCCATCTCAAGTCCGACTCAAGGGAGGAGACATCCTATTCGTTTCGGAGCTTGGAAAAGAGGCGCTAGTTACATTCATCAATCAAAACAATGTCAAGATAGAGAACCGTTTATCCGTCTGGAGTTCCTTACTTGATCCATTTCTTGACACTTGGGAGGAGCAAGAGACTATCGATAGGCAATTTTTGTGGTTTGCAAGCCTTGGACTGAACCGTGACGCCGTGGATAAGTGGCGACGCGAAGTCGCTGTCGCGATGGTCGCGTATAACTTTGGAACGAGATTGTGGGAATGGACCATTCTCAATCTGTACGATGTGTTGGTCGCTCAGCGGGCACGTTTGAACCGTAAGGCATTCGCGGACTTTTATTCCCGCGCTATAAGTCTAGCTGCAATGGATCCGTTGTCCTCGGATTATAGCCTGTCAACCGACAATAAGATCGACAGAGCTCTGTTGTCGGTATTGATAGATTGGTATCCACGAGAAAATGATGGAGCCATGAATGATTCTAGCGAACAGTTGGAAATGCGGAATGAACAAATTGAAGGGCTGCGGCAGAAACTGATTGTTGAGCTTACATCCTCCTATTCGGAACCACACCGTTGCTATCACACTCTTGCGCATATCGAAAAGTGTCTACTGGAACTGGGTGAAGTATCGGAATATGCTATACACTTGAACGAAGTACGGTGGGCACTTTTGTTTCACGACGCGATCTATGATCCTCGCAGGCAAGACAATGAAGCTCGTTCGGCTGAATGGGCCTGTAGAGTAATGGAAGAACTCCAAAGACCGGAGGATGAGAAGGCGCGTGTTCGGGGAATGATCCTTGCGACAGCGCACTCAAGCGAACCTCGCACGCCCGATGAGGCCCTGCTAGTTGATATAGATCTCTCAATTCTCGGTGCCGACGAGGCGACATTTGACGAATATGACCATTCGGTCCGAACCGAATATCGATGGGTTCCCGAACATAGTTATCGACAAGTGCGGACGGAAATGCTGGAGTCCTTTGTCAATCGTGATTGTCTATATCACACTGCGCCATATAGGCGACGTTTTGAGGAGTCTGCGCAGATGAATATCGAGCGTGCTTTGCTGCGACTGCGAGTCGGATAAATTCACCTCATACCAGAAGCTCGTATGGACGTATCACAGTGTCGCACAACAAGGCAAATGCAGCGGATCGCTATTGCGCCCGCTAAATTGTGCCGTTCGGGAATATATTGGAATTGAGATGAAAATCCGTCGCGCAAACGTAAGCGATGTTGAGATCCTTGCCAATGTCCACACAGATTCATGGCGGTCGGCCTATCGTGGCTTGGTTCCTGAAACCTACCTAGCCAATCTCGATTGTGACCGCCTAGCTGAATGTTTTCGGAAAAACCTTTCTTCAAATTCTGAAGAGATGTTTCTGGCGGAGCAAGGAACCGGCATAATTGGTTTCCTCGGGATTGGGGGATGTCGCGACCTCGATTGTGGTCAGGGTTTAACTGGCGAAATTTATGGCATTTATCTCCACCCTGGCTACTGGCGAAAAGGCATTGGTCGTTTACTCTGC
This DNA window, taken from Syntrophotalea carbinolica DSM 2380, encodes the following:
- a CDS encoding HD domain-containing protein, translated to MKSKPGKYGIESSLILSSFYPGYWKTVSNLRAVIHPEVNLEGSALCFTNYPFEPSTVFPSGTVKVDQIIEVNLGYPSQVRLKGGDILFVSELGKEALVTFINQNNVKIENRLSVWSSLLDPFLDTWEEQETIDRQFLWFASLGLNRDAVDKWRREVAVAMVAYNFGTRLWEWTILNLYDVLVAQRARLNRKAFADFYSRAISLAAMDPLSSDYSLSTDNKIDRALLSVLIDWYPRENDGAMNDSSEQLEMRNEQIEGLRQKLIVELTSSYSEPHRCYHTLAHIEKCLLELGEVSEYAIHLNEVRWALLFHDAIYDPRRQDNEARSAEWACRVMEELQRPEDEKARVRGMILATAHSSEPRTPDEALLVDIDLSILGADEATFDEYDHSVRTEYRWVPEHSYRQVRTEMLESFVNRDCLYHTAPYRRRFEESAQMNIERALLRLRVG
- a CDS encoding IS110 family transposase, with the protein product MRFHTKQHQHYCGVDLHAGAMYVCILNAAGEIVAHQNIPTRPKSFLRLIKPYRKYLAVAAECMFCWYWLADLCAKEGIAFVLGHALYMRAIHGGKAKNDRIDSHKIAVLLRGGTLPQAYVYPKGMRSTRDLLRRRNHLARKKGELLSHIQNTATQYNLPEPLGRIAKPSERGDLPARFADPAVRRMVEVDLATIEHYEHLLDGLERELVRMATLHDPVNLALLQSIPGVGRILGLVMLYEIEDIARFPRVQDFASYCRLVKPSKESNGKTYGHSGKKIGNAHLRWAFAEAVVLMLKGNKPAQAVVQKLASKHGKGKAFAILSHRLGRAVYYMLKNQVPFDPQQFLRQGT
- a CDS encoding GNAT family N-acetyltransferase is translated as MKIRRANVSDVEILANVHTDSWRSAYRGLVPETYLANLDCDRLAECFRKNLSSNSEEMFLAEQGTGIIGFLGIGGCRDLDCGQGLTGEIYGIYLHPGYWRKGIGRLLCQKGLRVLESQGYSSVVLWVLEGNQRARGFYEAMGFVTDGSTKILNLGSQLTVVRYQKPLGSSEPGH